One Myxococcales bacterium genomic window, GCGACCGCGTGCGCCGCGTCACCGTCGAGGCTGCCTTTGCCGCCGAAGGCCGCGTAGGTGCTGTCGGCGAGCTCCTTCGGGCCGGCGACGACGACGAGGGCGCCGTCGACGAAGCGCAGCTCGACGCGCGGGATGGGCTTCTCGCCTTCCGCGACGAGGTCGTCGCCGGAGCCGGTGATCTTGACGGGGCCGCCAGCGATCTTCTGCTTGAGCGTGTCGACGAGCTTCTTCGCCGCGGCCTTGTCCTTGAGCTTCTGCACGTAGACGACCGCGAGGTCATCGAAGGACGGCGTCGCGCCGACTTGGTAGCGGTAGCCGCTCTTGGCGACGGCAGCGATGGCGCCTTCGTCCCCGAGCGCATCGAAGATCGTGGTGAGCTCGGCGCCGAGCGCCTTCTCGCCGTCTTCGACGCTCTTGCCGAAGCCCTTGGTGCTCTCCTCTTTGTCGAGGCTCTTCATGAACGCGTCGCGGGCGTCTTTGCCCGAGAGCTTGCTGCGCGACGAGAAGGCGAGGTACCCCACGGTCTCCTTGGGGAGCCGCTTGCCGAGCGTGAGGCCGGGCGCGTCGAGCCAACCTTCGAGGCGACCGAGCTGGTCGTCGAGGCCGGCGACCTCGCCGGTCATGGTCATGCGGACGCCGCCCTTCTCCGCGCCCACCGAGAGGACGATGGGGCTCGTGCCTTCGAGGTACTTCTGCACGTCCTTGGCCTTTTCGCCTTTGACGACGGAGGTGTCGATCCAAGCCGTGAGGCCCTTGCCACCGAAGCGCGACTTCTGAGCCGCAAAGGCCGGCGCCGCGAGGAGCGTGCGCTTCTGGCTGCCATCGACGACGGGCGCGATCTCGTTGAGGCCGCGCTCGTTGGCGAGCACGAGGACCTTCTGCTTCGGGTACCAGACGAGCTGGTCGTCTTTGTCGGAGGCCTTGAGGCTGAGGCCCGAGAGCGAGCTCTCAAGGAGGCTCATGCCCTTCTTCTGTTCGAAGGACACGTCGCGCTTCTTGAGCGAGTAGCGCCTGCCGCCCTTTTCGGAGTCGCCCTCGGCGTTGAAGCGCGCCGACTTGAACAGCGTCTCGGCGGCCTTCGCGTCACTCCAGGTGACGACGATGGCGACGGCGCCCTTCTTGTCGAGGTCGTGACCCCCGAAGGCGATGCCGTCGATGCCCAAGGCCACGCGCGCCGCGTCGACCTTCGAGAGGTCGAAGGCGTTGGCGAAGCCATTCTGTGCATCTTCCAGGCTCTTCTTCTCGTCGATCTTCGACGCGTCGAGGAAGCCCATTTGCACGGCGCTCAAGGCCGACCCTTTGACGTTCGCGACCTCGGCGTAGACCTCGGTGCCCTCGGGGAAATATTGCGCGAGCGGCGTCGCAGAACGGAAGACAAGGAAGTACGCAAGCGCGGCTCCGCCACCACCGAGGAGGAGGAGCACGCCAAGGATGGCGCCGGCGATCACGAGGGCCTTGGACTTCGGCTCCGGCGGCGGCACCGAGAAGGAGCCGGCGAAGCCGCCGCTCGGTCGTCCGCCCATGGGCGGCGGGCCGTAGGGCATCCCGTTTTGGGCCATGGCGACGTGAGGAGGCATGGGGCTCATCGAGCCGGGACCCATCGGGCCCGCGTTCGGCGCCATCGGGCCCATTGAACCGGGACCCATCGGGCCCGCGTTCGGGCCCATCGGGCCCATCGAACCGGGGCCCATCGGGCCCATCGAGCCGGGACCCATCGGGCCGGCGTTCGGTGCCATGGGCTGCGCCGGCTGCGCGGCGGGCATCGGTCCCATCGAAGCGGGCGAAACGGGCGGCGCCGCTTGCGGCTGCATCGCCATCGCTTGAAGGCCGCCGGGCGGCGTCGGATGGGCCGGCGGCAGCGGCACCGCCGATGCGCGAACCGGGAGCGGCGGCGCGTTGGGCGATCCCGGGCGAACACTCGCGGGTGTCGCGACGGGCGGCGCAGGCGCTGCCGCGGAGGCAGCCACCGCCGGCGGAGGCGCCGACTCGCGGAGGCGACGTTCCTCGATGGCCGCTTGGAACGACGGATGCGCCGAGAGGAGGGTCCACTCGCTGCCACCGACGGGGCAAACGTGCCCGTCATCGACGAGCCGGCTGCGGATCATGTCCGCGATCACCACATCGGTGAAGGGACCTTCCGTGTTGCCCGTACGACTGAGATAAAACATCGATCTACTCCTCGCTGCCGCGCGCGCTCCATTTCCCGAATGAATTCAGGCGAGCGTCGGCCATGGTGGCAGTGCCCTCAGATACGGGCGAACGGGGCGGGTCTTCCCCGGAATCGCGGCACCCATGACAACTGGAGAGCGAGCGCTCTCGGCGTCTGGGAGGTCTTTCTGCGGCGTGGGGGAAGGCTCGGCGCGCAACCCTGCGTAAAAGACGCGTGGCCCGCACCCTATCCCCAGGCTTGGTGCTGTTCGCGAGTGTCTTGGGCGGGTGCGGCAGCAGCGCCACCGACGGCCCTACGACGGTCGCGCCGCTCGATGTGACCAACGATGGCGGCGCGAGCTCGCCCGTCAAGCCGGACGCCTCGCCGGGTGGACTATCCGACGCGAGCGTCGTCGACGGCGGGACCTCTGGTGTCGACGCCGGCGGCAACGACGACCCTTTCGATCCGCTCGCATGTGACGGCACGCCCCTCAAGGGCTCCGAGCTCCTCGCCCGCATCGGGACCAAAGCGCGCGAGTTGGGGAGCACGTTCGTTCGCTACCGCTCGCGTGGTTGCACCGCGAAGGGCGTCGGCTGCGGCCCTTTCCGCGAGACAGACCGTTGGGTAGAGCGCATCGATGGCGCGGGGCAGCACGTCAATGACCGGGCCAGCGCTGGCGTGGCCGTCTATCCGTGGCCGAACCCGGCGACCGCCGGCTGGGTCTACCTGGGCGGGCCCAACTACCCAACGTCGCCGGTGATCACCAGCAGCGCCTACGACAACACGAGTTGCGGTGTCGACGAGAGCGGCGTCGTGACGTGTGGAAAGTACACGATTGTGTTTGCGGGCTCGGCCGTGCCAGGCGAGCTGCGGTTCCGCTTCGCCAACGCGCCCTTGCGTCTCCGCGGCAAGATCACCGAGAGCTGCTTGCAGCTCTTCGCGAGCGGCGGCGGCGCGCCCATTGGAGCGTGGGCAACACTCGTCGGACCTTGGGCCGACGAAGAGGTCGCCGTGTTGCATCGCTTCAGCCCGCCTCTGTGAGGCACACCGAGCCCCGTCGCGCGACGCCTCGAACGGGACCAGGTCCTCAGCAGGCACCCGCGATCGCCATTCGGGGCGCCGCTCGAGCCCTCAGGTCGGGGAAGCCTACGGAGAGAAAGGCTCCGTCACCATCGTCGCCTCCGCCGCTGGCATCTCGTCACGCTCGGGCGAACGCGCGAGGCTCACGCTCGGTCGGTGTCGCGCGCGCAGCTCGATGAAGTAGGTCGAGCCCGCCAAGAGAAGACCCGCCGGGATGCGGAATCGTGGCTCCGACGTGTCGAGCGTCGCAACGTAAGCGAGGCTCGTGGTGCTCGACGCGCTCGTGAGACGAAAGAGGTAGGCGCGATAGCCCGCGGCGGCCCCAACGCGTGGCGGGTCCCACTCGAAGAGCGGCGTGGTGCCGACGGCTGTGGCAGGCAGCGTGAGCGGGGAACCATTGACGCGCACCGCGCGCGGCGGAGACACGCTCGGTGCGAGGGTCATCACGGCGGTGGGCGCTAGCGCCGCTTGCTCGCTGAAGGCGTTGAAGACATGGCTCACGGGCGCGTTTCCTGGGAGCGCGTAGTCGCGCGTCGCTCGCATCGCGAGGTCGACGAAGGGGGCCCAAGTGCCCACGAGCGGCAGCCCATAAGGGACGAGGCCGGTGGTGACGTCCGTGCCGACGGGCGCCGACAAGAGGCGCATCTGGACGAGCCGAGGCGCCGATTCGGGGAAGCCGTGGCGCAGCGTGAAGGGCTGAGCCCGCACGGAGAGCAAGACCACGCCAGTCTCCGCCGCACCTCCATATTCGGCGGGCTGCGCCCAGAATTCGCTCATCTTGACCGTAAGGTCGAGGCTGTTGGAGAGCGGCAGCGCGGTGAACGCGCCGGCGAGGGGCGAGTCGCTGCCAAAGGTGGCGTCAAAGGCGGGCGCGTCAAACTCGCGTGTGAGGACGAGCGCAGCCACGCCCGTCGAAGAGCTTCGGGAGGAGAGCTGGAAGAGGTGGAGCCTGTCGCCCTTGGTTCCCTCGACGCGTCGCGCAGGGGCACCGTCGCGCTCGCGGAGCGGAACCGTGAGGTTCACGAGCGCCGTGGCGCCGGCGTCGGCCTGCGGGACGTTCTTGGCCAAGGGCTCGCTCTCGACGCCGCGCGCCGCCAGGCCGGCTTGCGTCGAGAACATGTCGAGAGACGAGCCCGCGGTCCAGGGCTCCAGGTTGGTCACGTTGAAGGTGACCGTCGTGGTGCCCGTGGCAGGTGCGCTGAGCGACACCGCAGGGCGACCGTCGACGGCAGTGCCGAGATCGATGGCACTCTCCCCGTCGCGGAAGTAGTGATCGGCCGCCCCCCAGCGCAAGAGGTACGGGCCCCGCGGGACGTCGGCGACGCGAAAGGTGCCGTCGACGTAGCCCTGCCCGGCGATGGACCGTGTGCCTCCGTCTTCGGCCACCAAGACGGTGAGTGGAATGGCCCCCATCTGACGCGGGCCAAAGGTCTCGAAGGTCGATGCGAGGTGCGCGCGAACGTTGGACCCCACCACGGTGCGCGTCGGCCCGAGGGCTCCCGAGTATCCTGCGCCGAAGTGGACAACCGTCGCCGTGACGTGGGCGCCACCCGATACGGCCCCCATCGGGTCGTAGCCGCCGAGGCCACCGACCCTCGACCAGTAGAGCTCGCCGCTCGTGCTGCCAGCGGCGAGCGGCAGGCGAACCGTGACAGGTCGGGCGAAGAGCGTGGGCGGCAAGAAGCGGTAGATGCGCTCGACGCCGCCATCGGCCCCCGGCGCGTCGATGCCTTCCACGCGAAACGAGGTGTCGGCGGCGAGCGCGCCCATGGGCACGACGGCCGATACGCCGTCGGGCCCCAAGAGCACGCCACCGTCGGGCCCGATGACCGTTCGCGCTGCGTCGGAAACCTCGGCGGCGTCGAGCGAGGAGGAGCCGTCGAGCCCCGAGTCGAGCGGCGCGTCGAGGTTCACAGTCGCGTCGGCCAGCGACGCCCCGTCTCGTGCCTCCGTCGCCGACGCATCGCTCGGCGCCACGTCAATCGTGGGCGCTGACTCGGAGACGGTGCATGCTCCCGCGGCGACGCCCGCAACGACGCACACCGCGAGCCAGGCTCGCGCGCTGAGACCCCGAGAGCCGGAAAGCATGCGGCCCCAACGTGCGATGGTTCGCGCCGTCACACAAGAGGCTCAGATGCTTCCGAGGTAGGCGATCTTCGGCTCACCGCCGCCCTGCGGGAAGAACACCTGCACCGGCGCCGGAAGCCCGCCCGCCCCTTCCTTCTTCGAGACGAAGTAATCCACGACCTGCCCGAGCTCGGCGGTGCCGTTGGACTTGGCTCCGATGCCCGTGATGGCCTTTGGGCGGATGCGCGTCACCTTCACCGGGTTGGCGTAGAACTTCGCGTTGTCGTGCGCCTTCTTGAAGCTGAAGCGGCGAAGGTCCTTCGAGAGATCGGAACGCGACGGGTTCATGAGACTTACATGGACGATCTTGAGGCACGCTTTGGCGCTCTCGTTCTCGTCAGCAATGGAGAGCGCAGAAAAGAGGTCACCGAGCAAGGCCATGGCGCGCGGGTCGGCCTTGTCGAGATCGATGTCACCGGGCGCCGCTTCCGCGGGCGTCGGGGCGGAGATCGAGAGAGCGCTGGCGGCAGCGGCCGAGAGAACGATGGCAAAGAGCCGACTACGGACGTTCATGAAAGTTTCTCCTCGCCGCACACGGCGGCTCAATTGGGTAAAACGGTGAGGGCGTACGCTCAGGACGAGCGGCGCCGAAACGCGAGGTGGTACGTCGTGGACGTGTTCAGCGAGCGGGGCTGCACGAGCACGACGTAAACCTGCCCCTCGGGCTGCGCGCTCTTCCGGTACCAAACGAGCTGCTTCGACTCGCCAGCGAGGAGGCTCGCCTTCCCCACCGTCTCACTCTTCTGGTCGTCGCCGTCGGGGCTCAGGCGCTTGTAGGCCACGCAGATGGTGACGTCCAAGGCGGCGCTGTCCTTCGAGTCGCGCTCGATGGCGACCTCGTAGCCGGCCGTCGATGAGCCGAAAATTTGATGCGCGTGGGTCTTGGTGGCGGGAAGTCCGAAGGAGGTCGCGCGACCGTTCTTGGTTTCGTCCGGCGTGATGACGTCCTTCTTCTCGACGGTGGTGTACCCGAGCGTCGTTTTCGCCTTGAGCGAAACCGAATGGTTGCTGCGGAGCGGCACCAAGTCCGAGACCTTGAGGTCCTCGCAACGGACATAGCCCTCGTAGGATGTGCTCGCAGATGCCACCTCGGGATCGAGGGCCATGTCGCCGACGGCGAAGAACGATGCAGCCAGTAGAACCAAGCCTTGTTTCATAGGTGCGCTCTCCTCGGAGGCTCCTCAAGCAGCCGCCGTGCCCGTAGCAAAGAGGGCGGGATGGCTCGCAAACGCCCCGATAACTGACGAGGCTCGCGCCTCCGTGCGATGGGCGACCGATGGGCGCCCTGGGCGCGCCCATCGGTGGCGGGCCGCCGCGCCCGCGATTTGCCGAAGGTCGACGGCAGCCGGATGCGGGTACGGGAGCTGCAGTCGAGCGTCACGGAGGTCTTTCATGAACAACAAGAAGCTCGTCTGTGCATCCCTCGCCGTCGCCATGGGCGTCTCTCTTGCCGGCGCCGCTCACGCGCAGTCGGCGTGCAACTCGGGGGCGAAGGTCCTCGAGGCCATCTGGGGACGATGGGGCGATCGCATCAAGGCGAAGGCCTGCAAGACCTCCGAGGAGTGCCTCTCCAACACCCAGAAGAAGGAAGAGCTGCTTCGCGAAATGATCAGCTTCTGGAACGAGCAGTCGCAGGGCTCGTGGGCCACCATCGGGCCCCGCCCGCTCATGACCGACGGCTCGCTGAACGACGGCAAGGTCATCGCCGGCGGGGCGCGCCTGTTTGTCTCGCAAGCGCCGCTCGATACCGACAAATGGGAGCTGCAGCTCACCAAGCAGGGCGGCGGCGGTGCCGACGTCAACGTCTCGCTGAGCGACGGAAAAAATTGCCTCGTCGCCAAGTCCATCTCCTTCGACAAGGACGACAAACCCGGAACCAAGAAGTCGGTGGCCCTCGAGAAGGGCACCGGGTACCTGGGCGTGGTCAAGGTCGACGCGAAGGGTTCCAACGCCTTCGACTACAAGTTCACCTTCGTGAAGAAGTGAGCGTGGTGCCGTGGCCTCCCCCATCCGCGCGCGCTTCGCCCGTTCGAGCGTCGCCGTGCTCTCGCTGGCGGCCACGCTGTTGGCTTCGGAAGCGGGTCGCGCCGAGGCACGCAGCACAAGCCCCGTCGTGGAGCTCCTCGAGCCCTTCCTTGCGGCCCTGCTCATCGAGGACTTCGCGAGGAGCGCCAAGGCCACGTTGCCGTTCGTTCACCGCAGCCTCAAGAACGCACAGGGGGACGATCTCCACGCCGACCTGAAGCGATACAGCTTCAAGAAGGCGCACGACAACGCCGCCCACTACAAAAGGCCCGTCGAGGTCGTGCACGTTGGGGCCACCGCCATCACGGGCATCGGAGCTCACGACGCCTTTGAAGCGGGAATCGTCGTCGACTATTTCATCCGGCGTCGCGGAAGCGACGTGGCGCCGGTGCGCATCTTCTTTCCCCAAGGCGGCGGCGCCCCAACGATCGCCTACATGGGAAGCCTTTGAGGCGTTCCCTACGGGCCGCCGTCGCCGCCGGACGCGATGCCCATCTTGGCGATGAGGCGCTTCAAGACATACCGGTTCGCCAACCCGAGCTCCCGCCAAGCGCGCTCTTGCACGCCGTTGGCGCGCGCGAGGGCGGCGCGAATCTCCTCGGCGCTGAGCTCCACCGGCAGGCGGCGCGACGTGACCGGGGCCGGTGTGTCCTGGGTGAGCTCGGCCTCCACGTCGGGCGTCAGTTCGAGGACGTCCTCGGGGCTCGTGGCGATTGCGCGCCAGAGCAAAGCGTCGAGCTCGCGCCCGTGGGTTCGGAAGTCGTGGCGCACGAGGCGCCGAGCGAGCGCGGCGGCGATGCGCGGCTCACCCTTGCCATCGAAGAACCGCTCGCCGATCTCCGCGTCGGTGGCAGCGACCCGCGCCAGCAAGTGGCGGGCGATGAGCAGGATGTCTTCGCGGCGTTCCTGGAAGCCAGGCACGCGAAGGCGAAGCCGAAAGCGCGCTGCGACGTCATGCTTCAGCGCCGCGACGGGGCGATTGGTGGCCCCGAGGAGCCGGATGTCCGCGCGGCGCGGCTTGGCGTCACCGAGCCGCTGGTACTCACCGCGCTCATCGAGCACGCGAAGCAACCGCGCCTGGAGCTCCTCTGGCAGCTCGCCAATCTCGTCCAAGAAGAGCGTCGAGCCGTCGGCTTCACCGACAAGCCCTTTGCGCTCCGGCATCCCCGGGTTGGGGTAGTTCGCGAGGTTGCCGAAGAGCTCGGCGTCGGCGAGCCCCGACGGGATGGTCGCCGCGTTGCGTGCCACCATGGGGCGGCGCCCGCGCTTCGACGCGGCGTGGATCGCTTGGGCGACGAGCTCTTTGCCGCTGCCGCTATCGCCGAGGACGAGCACGTGTGCCGCCCGCGCCGCGACGAAGGCCGCTTGCTCGCGGAGCTCCCAGGCCGCCGCGCTCTCACCCACGAGCCCGTGGACATCGCTCCCGCCGAAGGGAAAGGCGGGGCTCGCGAGGCTTCTGAGCGGCGCCATGCGCCGTTCCCGCGAGACGCAGACGAAGACCACTTGCCCTTTGATCTCGAAGGCGTCGCCAGGCGAGACGACGAGAGCAGGCGCGGTCTCGCCGGCACCGTCGAGGAGCGGCCGCTTGCCGAGATTCTGCACATGAACGCGCCCGTCTTGGAGGCGAAGCTCGAGTTGCGCCCGCGACAGGGCGGGCAATTCGAGCGGCGCCGCGGCGGTGG contains:
- a CDS encoding sigma-54-dependent Fis family transcriptional regulator, translating into MVNDTLDETGDGARRAATPMAKALAVAWCVDASRVGEVLFVDETPHVFGRGDAEDGDGRPRARLVRQRPHETTAAAPLELPALSRAQLELRLQDGRVHVQNLGKRPLLDGAGETAPALVVSPGDAFEIKGQVVFVCVSRERRMAPLRSLASPAFPFGGSDVHGLVGESAAAWELREQAAFVAARAAHVLVLGDSGSGKELVAQAIHAASKRGRRPMVARNAATIPSGLADAELFGNLANYPNPGMPERKGLVGEADGSTLFLDEIGELPEELQARLLRVLDERGEYQRLGDAKPRRADIRLLGATNRPVAALKHDVAARFRLRLRVPGFQERREDILLIARHLLARVAATDAEIGERFFDGKGEPRIAAALARRLVRHDFRTHGRELDALLWRAIATSPEDVLELTPDVEAELTQDTPAPVTSRRLPVELSAEEIRAALARANGVQERAWRELGLANRYVLKRLIAKMGIASGGDGGP